DNA from Branchiostoma lanceolatum isolate klBraLanc5 chromosome 9, klBraLanc5.hap2, whole genome shotgun sequence:
gctaaaaaccacagtgaacactccattttctccctaccgcgaaataaaaaccacgtgaacttgaaattttaaattctagcgttaacgttaacgttacatctaatCAAATGTGCCGTTACACTTGCACACTTTTATGGGACATAGTCAGTAGAAGACGCCTGGAAGAATTCTACTCCCTGAAGGCGTCTATTCTAGAGACTATCTGTAACGTAAAGGCttttaacacacacaaaaaagataaagaactttattgcgggaccattgtagcaggtacgATTTTAGCTATATACCTTTGTGTGTTATCAGGATGCCTAGGTCAAAGGTTCATATCGTcctaaggtcaaaggttactcGCCAGAGCAAAGACTCGTCGCTGCTAGGGGCTGAATTCATTTCAGTATTTCAGCTTATTGTGACAAAGTGGGGAAACGTATAGGTGCTCGGTAAGTATTTTAACGTTAGATATTTACAAGTACATCTAATCATGTACTAACCCTTTAAGTTGAAACGTATTGACATAGCGACGGTTTTGACGTCTTGCTaagatttgcccccctccccacttccgTCTCTCTGAAAACAACACAGCACAAAACAGAAGAAATCCATAGAAAACGATAGCATGATTGATCTATCCCCTATTCAGGGAAAGAATTTCCAACGGTGTTTACAACTCAATGGTGTTTACAGTGTAGGAAAAATGGAATACATGCATAACGCACTGCAACCTAAAAATAATGTGAGTACATAATTGAACAAAATGAAATCCTGATAACTCTCCAATGATgacattgtaacgttatatatatcgTCGAAAAATGTTCATACACGGTGTAGGGTAATGCAGCATAACATGTAGTATGCCATAGCAAAACATGAAGTAATATTAATGTAATAAGATTAGGAATAACAGACAAGTATTCTTGCCAACTTCAGCCTTCCCTCAGAGCCAACGCGATGGCATCTAGACTAAAGCACACATACAACTACCCAACCCTCTCCTCCAAACTACAACATCACCTCGACGCACAGAGGAGGTCAGGACAATTCTGTGACATCACGTTGAAACTCCCAGATGCAGAGTTCCACGTGCACCGGTGTGTCTTCGCAACCTTTTCTCCATACTTTGCCTCACTGCCTAACGCAGGCACCAGAGCTATTGTTGAACTCTCAACCCTCACAAGGGCAGGGGTAGAACCTCTCATTGAAATGATGTACACATCCAAGTTAACGTTAACAGAGGATAATATTTATTATGTGTCGTACGCTGCCGGGTACTTTCACATCGACGAAACGGCTCAAAACTGTCAGAATTTCCTAAAAGAACTGCAGGGGAAACAGTCAAGTCGAGAAAGGGGCCATAGAAGTGGTAATCAGTCTCTGGTCAGGGATAGGTCAAGTTCGTCTGAAGACCTTGGCGGTAGTGACGTCGTGTTCTCCCCAACAATGCACGGTCAGGAAGAGGTAACGACAACCCAAGAAAGTTCCGACACCCCTGACGTTATAGTGAAGGAGGAGCCGAAAGATCCACCTCAACCTGTAACAGTCTGGAATGTGGACGACGACCAAAGGGATGATAGTTACGTGGCCGTTGCACAAGACATGCAAGCCGTAGACAGTTACCCGCAACTGCAGCACAGTCCTCTCATGACATCGTCACCCAGCACGTACCTGTTACCAAGTCAGGACAGCACCATACGATACCAGAATGCCATGGAGTGGCATGTGGGTGATAACACAGCTCTAGCTAGCACAAACCAAACTGGCAATTTCACATTCATGGATAACAACGGCTCACAAGAACGCTTCAGCTGTACAGTGTGTCCGATGTCATTCAAAAACTTGTCCAGTTTGAAGCGCCATCTGTCGACTCACACAGGACAGCAGCCTTACCAGTGCAGCATCTGTTCCACGCGGTTTCGGCGGATTTCATACCTGAAGAACCACATGATCATCCACACCGGCGAGAAGCCCTTCAAGTGCAACGTCTGCAGTGCCAAGTTCTCCCAGCGGGCGACACTGTTCCGGCACCGTGCCGTGCACAACAAAGAAAGGCCACACCAGTGTTCAGTGTGTTCTATGAAGTTCAACCAGCGGTCTAGTCTTGTACGCCACATGCTGTCTCACAACAGAGAGAAACCATTCTCCTGTATTCAGTGTCATGACAAGTTCAACAGTGAAGAAACATTGAAAGAACATATCATAAAAGCCCACATTGGAGACTTTTCATTTGAAGTCAACCCAGGGGATCCCAACCAAAATCTCAGTGGCCAAGATCAGGTCCCATCTACTAGTGGTGAAAACACATGAATGCAATGTACATTCTGTATAGGTTAGGCCTGTGTACCTCAACaattttcaggtacaggtacaggtacagaaatTTAGGTACAAGTCCGGACCAGGACCTAAAATAAGTCTGGTCGCTGTTTTAGTGGTCAATTGTCACCTTTATATAAGGATTTACAAATTCTAATCGAAAAATAAAGTATTTACAAGTTTTCTTAATTCTCAGGTGCATGATTGGCATCCCTGACACTTGATGTTcgggtccagacctgtaccgaAAGAATTTTACAGGTACACGGCCCTAGTATGAGTGGTGATAGTGTCAAGAAGGATTCAGcatgtttgttaccttttttcTTATCTAAATCGTATGTTCTGTGAAACTAACAACATTTCTCTGTGTTTGCCCAGAACCTCTGTAGTATGTGCAAGGACATAataaaatgtccttggtatGTGAAGAATTTTGGTACTTTTCATGTAATGACAGTCTAGTGTTGTTTACAGTTACCTTT
Protein-coding regions in this window:
- the LOC136441843 gene encoding myoneurin-like — encoded protein: MASRLKHTYNYPTLSSKLQHHLDAQRRSGQFCDITLKLPDAEFHVHRCVFATFSPYFASLPNAGTRAIVELSTLTRAGVEPLIEMMYTSKLTLTEDNIYYVSYAAGYFHIDETAQNCQNFLKELQGKQSSRERGHRSGNQSLVRDRSSSSEDLGGSDVVFSPTMHGQEEVTTTQESSDTPDVIVKEEPKDPPQPVTVWNVDDDQRDDSYVAVAQDMQAVDSYPQLQHSPLMTSSPSTYLLPSQDSTIRYQNAMEWHVGDNTALASTNQTGNFTFMDNNGSQERFSCTVCPMSFKNLSSLKRHLSTHTGQQPYQCSICSTRFRRISYLKNHMIIHTGEKPFKCNVCSAKFSQRATLFRHRAVHNKERPHQCSVCSMKFNQRSSLVRHMLSHNREKPFSCIQCHDKFNSEETLKEHIIKAHIGDFSFEVNPGDPNQNLSGQDQVPSTSGENT